A window of the Lactuca sativa cultivar Salinas chromosome 5, Lsat_Salinas_v11, whole genome shotgun sequence genome harbors these coding sequences:
- the LOC111880176 gene encoding two-component response regulator ARR12: protein MGVEPKSANESDEFPVGMRVLAVDDDPACLKILEALLRKCQYHVTTTNQAVLALQMLRENKEKFDLVISDVCMPDMDGFKLLEHVGLEMDLPVIMLSSYGDTKHVTKGIYHGACDYLLKPVRIEELKLIWQHVIRRKIGKNRLDEVENVFSDKNEKPNKRRKDSSAQKKPRLSWTKDLHNKFVAAVKHLGVDKAIPTSILKVMNVENLTKQNVASHLQKYRGYLKRISHEENQKGNMVISPNRRLDFAYLPTFIGYENQSLGTNSYPPNNLIGESSTPSGMGIFGISSLPMIQENDSQKLATTINLQEAPNVVDESILYPVTQNALGNLVCPIQSSCYVSNDGFTPMGNNVEGMIPPYSTTYDGGVGSLEDIAAAMMREEKGKGKVIVEGHSGYYDEVCYATSENYIYT, encoded by the exons ATGGGGGTGGAACCGAAATCTGCAAATGAGTCGGATGAATTTCCAGTGGGCATGCGAGTTTTGGCTGTGGATGATGATCCCGCTTGCCTTAAGATCTTGGAAGCCCTCCTTCGTAAATGCCAATATCATG TGACAACTACAAATCAAGCGGTTTTGGCCTTACAGATGCTAagagaaaataaagaaaagttcgATTTGGTTATTAGTGATGTTTGCATGCCTGATATGGATGGTTTTAAGCTTCTTGAACATGTGGGGCTTGAGATGGATCTTCCTGTCATAA TGTTATCTTCATATGGAGACACAAAACATGTGACAAAAGGAATATATCATGGAGCTTGTGATTATTTGCTCAAACCCGTTAGAATTGAAGAGCTAAAGCTTATTTGGCAACATGTGATTAGAAGAAAGATTGGGAAAAATCGCCTTGATGAGGTGGAAAATGTATTTTCAGACAAAAATGAAAAACCAAACAAAAGAAGAAAAGATTCATCAGCACAAAAAAAGCCTCGCCTTTCTTGGACTAAAGATCTACATAACAAATTTGTTGCAGCTGTAAAGCATTTGGGCGTTGACA AGGCTATTCCAACAAGCATTCTAAAAGTGATGAATGTGGAAAATCTCACTAAACAAAACGTTGCTAGTCACCTTCAGAAATACCGTGGTTACTTAAAAAGGATTAGCCACGAGGAAAATCAGAAGGGTAATATGGTAATTTCACCAAACAGAAGGTTGGATTTTGCTTATCTTCCTACTTTTATCGGTTATGAGAATCaatctttaggaacaaattcATATCCACCAAACAACTTAATTGGTGAATCAAGTACTCCTTCTGGTAtgggtatttttggtatttcatCTTTACCGATGATTCAAGAAAATGATAGTCAAAAGTTAGCAACCACCATAAACCTTCAAGAAGCACCGAATGTTGTTGATGAGTCAATTTTATACCCCGttacccaaaatgcccttggaAACTTGGTGTGTCCGATCCAATCAAGTTGTTATGTTTCAAATGACGGTTTTACCCCTATGGGGAATAACGTTGAAGGTATGATACCGCCATATAGTACAACATATGATGGCGGTGTTGGCTCCTTGGAAGATATAGCGGCTGCGATGATGCGAGAG GAGAAAGGCAAGGGTAAGGTGATTGTGGAAGGGCATTCTGGGTATTATGATGAAGTTTGCTATGCTACTAGTGAAAATTACATCTATACGTGA
- the LOC111880178 gene encoding Golgi SNAP receptor complex member 1-1 isoform X1: MEEFPPLSSVRLLVNHISKQFLSLNKSVYNWEEPCFPPSLLSMDSKTSWDSLRKQARKLEAQLDDQIHVYRKLVSTKVDHNNENNLGSRIEQLLKELQQVISLMQSWLSTGGPEIFSHTLTRHQEIHHDLTKEFSQLRSSLKAKRDHASLLEDFREFEKSRLVSEDDGGSQDQYFLKERGTLMRNTRQMEGVISQAQETLGTLVFQRSTFGGIGSKIGNVKSRLPTVSKQYYIDNKEEKIIGDYYPFHGCLMLYISDLDLLVDKIVKLLVEQWKEKKMYCLSIT, from the exons ATGGAGGAATTTCCTCCTCTTTCAAGCGTGCGTCTGTTGGTCAATCATATTTCCAAACAATTTCTTTCTCTTAACAAATCCGTGTACAATTGGGAGGAACCCTGTTTCCCCCCTTCTCTACTTTCCATGGATTCGAAAACCTCTTGGGACTCCTTGCGAAAACAG GCAAGGAAGCTTGAAGCACAATTGGATGATCAAATACACGTGTATCGTAAATTAGTTTCTACAAAAGTTGATCATAATAATGAGAACAATCTTGGATCTAGAATAGAACAACTATTAAAAGAATTGCAACAAGTAATTTCATTAATGCAATCTTGGCTTTCAACTGGAGGACCAGAAATATTTTCTCATACATTGACACGTCATCAAGAAATTCATCATGATCTTACTAAG GAGTTCAGTCAATTGCGGTCTAGCCTAAAAGCAAAGAGAGACCACGCGTCACTGCTTGAAGATTTTAGAGAATTTGAGAAATCAAGATTAGTCTCAGAAGATGATGGTGGGTCCCAAGACCAATATTTCCTTAAGGAGCGTGGTACTCTCATGAGAAATACACGACAG ATGGAAGGTGTAATATCTCAAGCACAAGAAACCCTAGGAACGCTTGTGTTTCAAAGATCAACATTTGGGGGAATTGGTTCTAAGATTGGCAATGTCAAGAGTCGCCTCCCAACAGTAA GTAAACAATATTATATCGACAATAAAGAAGAGAAAATCATTGGAGACTATTATCCTTTCCATGGTTGCCTCATGTTGTACATTTCTGATTTGGATTTATTGGTTGACAAAATAGTTAAGTTATTGGTAGAACagtggaaagaaaaaaaaatgtattgTTTGTCCATTACATAG
- the LOC111880178 gene encoding Golgi SNAP receptor complex member 1-1 isoform X2, whose protein sequence is MEEFPPLSSVRLLVNHISKQFLSLNKSVYNWEEPCFPPSLLSMDSKTSWDSLRKQARKLEAQLDDQIHVYRKLVSTKVDHNNENNLGSRIEQLLKELQQVISLMQSWLSTGGPEIFSHTLTRHQEIHHDLTKEFSQLRSSLKAKRDHASLLEDFREFEKSRLVSEDDGGSQDQYFLKERGTLMRNTRQMEGVISQAQETLGTLVFQRSTFGGIGSKIGNVKSRLPTVNNIISTIKKRKSLETIILSMVASCCTFLIWIYWLTK, encoded by the exons ATGGAGGAATTTCCTCCTCTTTCAAGCGTGCGTCTGTTGGTCAATCATATTTCCAAACAATTTCTTTCTCTTAACAAATCCGTGTACAATTGGGAGGAACCCTGTTTCCCCCCTTCTCTACTTTCCATGGATTCGAAAACCTCTTGGGACTCCTTGCGAAAACAG GCAAGGAAGCTTGAAGCACAATTGGATGATCAAATACACGTGTATCGTAAATTAGTTTCTACAAAAGTTGATCATAATAATGAGAACAATCTTGGATCTAGAATAGAACAACTATTAAAAGAATTGCAACAAGTAATTTCATTAATGCAATCTTGGCTTTCAACTGGAGGACCAGAAATATTTTCTCATACATTGACACGTCATCAAGAAATTCATCATGATCTTACTAAG GAGTTCAGTCAATTGCGGTCTAGCCTAAAAGCAAAGAGAGACCACGCGTCACTGCTTGAAGATTTTAGAGAATTTGAGAAATCAAGATTAGTCTCAGAAGATGATGGTGGGTCCCAAGACCAATATTTCCTTAAGGAGCGTGGTACTCTCATGAGAAATACACGACAG ATGGAAGGTGTAATATCTCAAGCACAAGAAACCCTAGGAACGCTTGTGTTTCAAAGATCAACATTTGGGGGAATTGGTTCTAAGATTGGCAATGTCAAGAGTCGCCTCCCAACA GTAAACAATATTATATCGACAATAAAGAAGAGAAAATCATTGGAGACTATTATCCTTTCCATGGTTGCCTCATGTTGTACATTTCTGATTTGGATTTATTGGTTGACAAAATAG
- the LOC111880183 gene encoding uncharacterized protein LOC111880183 — MAGFIRTCRRSLFSLSRALIPNTHNRFLLQTNKTISKFPPNFATNPFSTSTLQQKSPFESNLLSLLTNEIEFESEYDPPHQPDKKFNAFMVEDRPGEQFVTLRGRSTLDEKIKIEATMFDGYATMSKGENTEPDAQLHISLLVDISKGEGGEMLEFVCSAWPKKLEIQRFYVMRVDGVLNRPYTGRDFRVLDKTLQSALMEFLNARGVNNDLAFFLHRYVWNKDKLEHIQRLKLLKSYVQT; from the exons ATGGCCGGGTTCATTCGAACCTGTAGAAGGTCCCTTTTCTCGCTCTCTAGAGCCCTAATTCCTAACACCCACAACCGatttcttctccaaaccaacaaaACCATATCGAAATTTCCCCCAAATTTTGCTACGAATCCATTTTCCACTTCAACTCTCCAACAAAAATCACCATTTGAATCAAATCTTCTTAGCCTGCTTACAAACGAGATCGAATTCGAATCAGAATACGACCCTCCTCATCAG CCCGACAAAAAGTTCAACGCGTTTATGGTGGAAGATAGGCCCGGAGAGCAATTTGTTACTTTGAGAGGGCGATCTACACTtgatgaaaaaataaaaattgaagcTACAATGTTTGATGGTTATGCTACAATGTCAAAAGGTGAAAATACTGAGCCCGATGCCCAACTTCACATTAGTTTGTTAGTTGATATATCAAAGGGTGAAGGAGGTGAGATGTTGGAATTCGTATGCTCTGCTTGGCCCAAAAAGTTGGAGATTCAAAGATTTTATGTGATGCGGGTTGATGGTGTGTTGAATCGGCCCTACACGGGTCGTGATTTTAG GGTTTTGGACAAAACGCTACAAAGTGCACTCATGGAGTTCTTGAATGCAAGAGGAGTAAACAACGATCTTGCTTTTTTCTTGCATCGTTATGTTTGGAATAAAGATAAACTTGAACATATTCAACGCTTGAAGCTTCTCAAATCTTATGTCCAAACATAA